The Vallitalea longa genome includes a window with the following:
- a CDS encoding carbohydrate ABC transporter permease, with translation MRRRNKDNINGLIFASPWLIGFIVFTVVPIILSLYYSFTNFNIFQKPSFVGLNNYIQLFQDDNFYKSMLNTGYITIIGVPLNIIFGLLMAMLLNSKVKGQSIFRTIYFIPSIVPIVACSILWMWIYNAKNGLINVILDKLNLYQPGWLVDPKFTKVSLLIIGIWACGMTMVVFLAALQDVPKSLYEAAKIDGANRIHKFFYITLPVISPVIFFQVIIGIIAALQYFTQAYVMLSTDSYTLASGGPENSMLFYAISIFYNAFQYLEMGKASAMAWILFIVSTIITLCVFKSSKKWVFYGGGD, from the coding sequence ATGAGAAGAAGAAATAAAGACAATATAAATGGTTTGATTTTTGCCAGTCCATGGTTAATTGGATTTATAGTTTTCACGGTTGTTCCTATAATACTTTCTTTGTACTATAGTTTTACGAATTTTAATATATTTCAAAAACCGAGTTTTGTTGGATTAAATAATTATATACAACTATTTCAAGATGATAATTTTTATAAAAGTATGTTAAATACTGGTTATATTACAATTATTGGTGTTCCTTTAAATATCATTTTTGGTTTGTTAATGGCTATGCTACTTAATAGTAAGGTTAAAGGACAGTCCATATTCAGAACTATTTATTTTATTCCTTCAATTGTACCTATTGTTGCCTGTTCAATATTGTGGATGTGGATTTACAATGCAAAGAACGGTTTAATTAATGTTATACTTGATAAACTAAATTTATATCAACCAGGGTGGCTGGTTGACCCGAAATTTACGAAAGTATCACTATTAATCATTGGTATATGGGCTTGTGGTATGACTATGGTTGTTTTCTTAGCTGCATTGCAAGATGTGCCTAAAAGTTTATATGAAGCTGCCAAGATTGATGGTGCTAATAGAATACATAAATTTTTTTATATTACATTACCAGTTATTTCTCCAGTTATATTTTTTCAAGTAATAATTGGAATTATTGCTGCTTTACAATATTTCACTCAAGCTTATGTAATGCTTTCGACAGATAGTTATACGTTAGCTAGTGGTGGTCCTGAAAATTCTATGTTGTTTTACGCTATATCAATATTTTATAATGCTTTTCAGTATCTAGAAATGGGTAAAGCTTCAGCAATGGCATGGATACTTTTCATTGTATCCACGATTATAACTTTGTGTGTATTTAAAAGTTCTAAGAAATGGGTATTTTATGGGGGTGGAGATTAA
- a CDS encoding carbohydrate ABC transporter permease translates to MRNVKAKSIKTTDNLHKIIVYFFLIVFSIFFLIPILWMISTSLKSPEEIYRIKFAFLPTKLHWKNYVDAITSIPYFKYISNTLIVTVFCVIGQLFAAPLVAYSIAKIRWFGSKIVFMLIIGTMFLPFQVTMIPVYMIYHKMGFVGTFLPLILPSFFGYPLYIFLLRQFIVGIPDSLIEAAKIDGASEYKVYWKVILPLIKPALATVTIFTFLTSWSDFLGPLIYLNNENMYTLSLGLRQYLTAHSIAWGPLMAATTMFIVPTIIIYFFAQKQFIEGIATTGGK, encoded by the coding sequence ATGAGAAATGTAAAAGCAAAAAGTATAAAAACAACAGATAATTTACATAAAATAATAGTATATTTCTTTCTAATAGTTTTTAGTATATTCTTTTTGATTCCCATATTATGGATGATTTCTACATCATTAAAATCTCCAGAAGAAATTTATCGGATTAAATTTGCCTTTTTACCAACTAAACTTCACTGGAAAAACTATGTTGATGCAATAACTTCTATCCCATATTTTAAATATATTTCTAATACTTTGATTGTTACTGTATTTTGTGTTATAGGTCAACTGTTTGCGGCTCCATTAGTAGCTTATTCTATAGCTAAGATTAGATGGTTTGGTAGTAAAATAGTATTTATGCTTATAATAGGAACAATGTTTTTACCTTTTCAAGTTACAATGATTCCAGTATATATGATTTACCATAAGATGGGTTTCGTAGGTACATTTTTACCATTAATTTTACCAAGTTTTTTTGGATATCCTCTATATATTTTTTTATTGCGTCAATTTATAGTAGGAATACCAGATTCTTTAATTGAAGCAGCTAAGATTGATGGGGCTTCTGAATATAAAGTTTATTGGAAAGTTATACTCCCATTAATAAAACCAGCATTAGCAACTGTTACAATATTTACATTTTTAACTTCTTGGTCAGATTTTTTAGGACCATTAATATATTTAAACAACGAGAATATGTATACATTGTCTCTAGGGTTAAGACAATATCTAACAGCACATAGTATTGCTTGGGGCCCATTAATGGCAGCTACAACAATGTTTATAGTACCAACAATAATTATTTACTTTTTTGCTCAAAAACAGTTTATTGAAGGTATTGCTACAACAGGAGGAAAGTAA
- a CDS encoding Gfo/Idh/MocA family protein, translated as MQIDYNLVGLGYIGKIHLMAMNNFNLLNLPIKSNIIKNQLVTRDPVKRLEAAQLLGFEKTVDVESWEIDSNKAQLIDICSPNINHKDLVIEAIEKNIHVYCEKPLSMNGEETREILNRHKKSKSRIQICYIMRYIPAFAKARAAIKNNVIGDISSFRIEYYHSSYLNPDKPYAWRLDEKISGGGALYDLGSHAFDVLQFLIEPIKEVMCFTDTIVKERKDSEGNYKKVTVDDWALTHVHTVNDIKGTVEVSRIAVGDDGIRVRIYGTEGSLMINVNNNPIDVMYYDYLGNNIHLDEKYYTDDSYYKHLLKFYPTPKMSQGFFLDAHTASLASFIYQIENNTNIEGVPSINQCKNLEAILTACKKSSISKYFENIDI; from the coding sequence ATGCAAATTGATTATAATTTAGTTGGCTTAGGGTATATTGGTAAAATTCATTTGATGGCAATGAATAATTTTAATTTATTAAATTTACCTATTAAAAGTAATATTATTAAGAATCAATTAGTTACAAGAGATCCTGTTAAAAGATTAGAAGCAGCGCAGTTATTAGGTTTTGAAAAAACTGTAGATGTAGAGTCATGGGAAATTGATAGTAATAAAGCACAATTAATAGATATATGTAGTCCGAATATCAATCATAAAGATTTAGTAATAGAAGCTATAGAAAAAAATATACATGTTTATTGTGAAAAACCTCTTTCCATGAATGGTGAAGAAACCAGAGAAATTTTGAATAGACATAAAAAAAGTAAATCGAGAATTCAAATATGTTATATAATGAGATATATCCCTGCATTTGCTAAAGCTAGAGCTGCTATTAAAAATAATGTTATAGGAGATATTTCTAGTTTTCGTATTGAGTATTATCACTCTTCGTATCTTAATCCAGATAAACCTTATGCATGGAGACTAGACGAGAAAATATCAGGTGGTGGAGCGTTATATGATTTAGGTAGTCATGCTTTTGATGTTCTGCAATTTCTAATTGAGCCAATAAAAGAAGTAATGTGTTTTACAGATACTATCGTAAAAGAAAGAAAAGATAGTGAAGGTAACTATAAAAAAGTTACAGTTGATGATTGGGCATTAACCCATGTACATACTGTAAACGATATAAAAGGAACTGTTGAAGTTTCTAGAATAGCAGTAGGTGATGATGGTATCCGAGTAAGGATATATGGAACAGAAGGGTCATTAATGATTAATGTCAATAATAATCCTATAGATGTTATGTATTATGATTACCTGGGAAATAATATTCATCTTGATGAAAAATATTATACTGATGATAGTTACTACAAGCATCTATTAAAATTCTATCCAACACCCAAAATGTCTCAAGGATTTTTCTTAGATGCTCATACAGCTTCATTAGCTTCGTTTATATATCAGATTGAAAACAATACCAATATAGAAGGTGTTCCATCTATTAATCAATGTAAGAATTTAGAAGCTATATTGACAGCTTGTAAAAAATCTTCCATAAGTAAATATTTTGAAAACATTGATATATAA